A part of Lactobacillus sp. ESL0700 genomic DNA contains:
- a CDS encoding HD domain-containing protein, whose amino-acid sequence MDITEVINFVKQQLKDEKTGHDFYHGRRVAHLAKKMYLQDNPSAHQDSRMVAIIETAGYLHDTIDEKICVDPEVVLANIKELLPQVGFTALEIKDILFTMQHMSFSQNIEHHYQLPVSGQYVQDADRIESLGAIGIARAFTYGGAHGNLIYDPAIKPQKLVSHDQYRQHQETTINHFYEKLFQLEDLMNTAGGKKEAHIRTEYMRNFVNEFMQEWDV is encoded by the coding sequence TTGGATATAACTGAAGTAATCAACTTTGTCAAACAGCAGCTTAAGGATGAAAAAACAGGCCACGACTTTTATCATGGTCGGCGGGTGGCCCATTTAGCTAAAAAAATGTACTTGCAAGATAATCCCAGTGCCCATCAAGATAGTCGTATGGTGGCGATTATTGAAACTGCGGGATATTTACACGATACAATTGATGAAAAAATTTGTGTTGATCCAGAAGTTGTGCTGGCGAATATTAAAGAATTATTGCCGCAAGTTGGCTTTACAGCTTTAGAAATCAAGGATATTTTGTTTACCATGCAGCACATGTCGTTTTCGCAAAATATTGAACATCATTATCAACTGCCAGTTTCAGGACAATACGTTCAAGATGCCGATCGCATTGAAAGCTTGGGTGCAATCGGGATTGCTCGTGCCTTTACCTATGGTGGTGCGCACGGCAATTTGATTTATGATCCAGCGATTAAACCGCAAAAGCTAGTTAGTCATGATCAGTATCGTCAGCATCAGGAAACAACTATTAATCACTTTTACGAAAAATTATTTCAGTTGGAAGATTTAATGAATACTGCCGGTGGCAAAAAAGAAGCACATATTAGAACAGAATATATGCGTAATTTTGTTAACGAATTTATGCAAGAATGGGATGTGTAA
- a CDS encoding BMP family ABC transporter substrate-binding protein, whose protein sequence is MKKKWQRWLSLSVIVLGISVVLTACSGKKQDNATGTNRKNSIALITDSSGVDDQSFNQAAWAGFTAFGKEHNLKRGSGYQYFQSNSAADYTPNFNQAASSGYQTIFGVGYALKDSVKAAALKNPKKNFVIIDDVITGQKNVASVTFKSNEASYLAGIAAAYTTKTNKVGFVGGAKSSIINSFAAGFRQGVQAGAKKLHKKITINVEYIGNFTSTDKAKAIAQSLYSDKCDIIYQAAGTAGNGIFQEAKDYNQTRPAAQKVWVIGVDVDQATLGNYKTKNGQKDNFTLTSVLKGLGVATKTLADAAAKGKFPGGQHLVYGLKDNGVSITKGNLNSSTWAAVQKQRTRIITGQIKVVNSAK, encoded by the coding sequence ATGAAGAAAAAATGGCAGCGATGGTTATCCTTAAGTGTAATTGTCCTTGGAATAAGTGTGGTTCTGACGGCTTGCTCAGGTAAAAAGCAGGATAATGCGACTGGTACAAACAGGAAAAACAGCATTGCTCTGATTACTGACAGTAGCGGCGTTGATGACCAATCATTCAATCAGGCAGCTTGGGCTGGTTTTACAGCTTTTGGCAAGGAACACAATTTAAAGCGGGGCAGTGGCTACCAGTATTTTCAATCAAATAGTGCGGCAGATTACACACCTAACTTTAATCAAGCAGCTAGCTCGGGATACCAAACGATTTTTGGTGTTGGTTATGCACTAAAAGACTCGGTTAAAGCAGCAGCGCTGAAAAATCCCAAGAAGAATTTTGTCATTATTGACGATGTGATTACTGGTCAGAAAAATGTCGCTTCGGTTACCTTCAAAAGTAACGAGGCTTCATATTTAGCGGGGATCGCGGCAGCTTATACGACTAAGACAAATAAGGTTGGCTTTGTTGGTGGTGCCAAATCAAGCATCATTAATTCCTTTGCGGCTGGTTTTCGGCAAGGTGTTCAAGCTGGTGCAAAAAAGCTGCACAAAAAAATAACAATAAATGTTGAATATATTGGAAACTTTACCTCGACAGATAAGGCAAAAGCAATCGCTCAATCGCTGTATTCAGATAAATGTGACATTATTTATCAAGCAGCAGGAACGGCCGGCAATGGCATTTTCCAAGAAGCTAAGGATTACAACCAAACGCGACCTGCAGCCCAAAAGGTGTGGGTAATTGGTGTTGATGTTGACCAAGCAACTTTGGGTAATTACAAAACCAAAAATGGTCAGAAAGATAACTTTACTTTGACTTCGGTTTTAAAGGGGTTAGGCGTTGCGACTAAGACACTGGCTGATGCGGCTGCTAAAGGCAAGTTCCCTGGCGGTCAACATTTAGTCTATGGCTTGAAGGATAATGGCGTTTCAATCACCAAGGGCAATTTAAATTCCTCAACTTGGGCCGCTGTTCAAAAGCAACGCACGCGAATTATCACTGGACAAATCAAGGTGGTTAATTCAGCTAAATAA
- a CDS encoding BMP family protein: protein MSIKFKKICSTAALIFSAGVMLTACSGKKQGGSGNTGDSAKHSIALVTTAAGVNDNSFNQSAWNGFKAYGKQHNLQRGKNGYQYFQSSSDADFVPNFEQASKAGYQTIFGIGYNLKDAVSAAAKKNPKKNYVIVDEVINGQKNVASANFRSEQAAYLAGVVAASETKTNVIGFIGGVRGNIIDLFDAGFTKGVNDEAKKLHKKITLLNQYAGSFTSADKGKAIAQSMYAKKADIIFHASGSTGDGLFQEAKSINQNRPASKRVWAIGVDVDQSYLGNYKSKDGKKTNFVLTSVITGVNIATQDIANRAYEGKFPGGQHLVYGLKTNGVSIKRGQISPTAWKNAQKARTQVINGEIKVPIHPAK, encoded by the coding sequence ATGAGTATAAAGTTTAAGAAAATTTGTTCGACAGCAGCACTGATTTTTTCAGCTGGTGTGATGCTAACAGCGTGTTCTGGTAAAAAGCAGGGTGGCAGTGGCAACACAGGCGATAGTGCTAAGCATTCCATTGCGTTAGTAACAACGGCAGCTGGAGTTAACGATAATTCGTTTAACCAGTCAGCTTGGAATGGCTTCAAGGCGTATGGGAAGCAACATAATTTACAGCGCGGCAAGAATGGCTATCAGTATTTCCAATCAAGTAGTGATGCCGACTTTGTTCCTAACTTTGAGCAAGCCAGCAAGGCAGGTTACCAAACGATTTTTGGAATTGGCTATAACTTAAAGGATGCTGTCAGTGCAGCGGCTAAGAAGAACCCGAAGAAGAATTACGTTATCGTCGATGAAGTAATCAACGGTCAAAAGAATGTTGCTTCGGCTAACTTTAGAAGTGAGCAGGCCGCATATCTAGCCGGTGTTGTTGCCGCTTCTGAGACCAAAACCAACGTCATTGGGTTTATCGGTGGAGTTCGCGGTAACATTATTGATCTCTTTGACGCTGGCTTTACCAAAGGTGTTAATGATGAAGCTAAAAAGCTGCATAAAAAGATAACTCTTTTAAATCAATATGCAGGCAGCTTCACCAGTGCGGATAAGGGTAAGGCGATTGCCCAATCAATGTACGCTAAAAAGGCCGATATTATCTTCCATGCATCAGGTTCTACTGGTGATGGGTTATTCCAAGAAGCAAAGTCAATTAACCAAAACAGACCAGCTTCTAAGCGTGTCTGGGCAATTGGGGTTGACGTTGACCAATCATATCTAGGTAATTACAAGTCAAAAGATGGTAAGAAGACTAACTTCGTGCTGACTTCAGTAATTACCGGCGTCAATATCGCCACCCAAGATATTGCTAATCGTGCGTATGAAGGCAAGTTCCCTGGTGGTCAACACCTTGTTTACGGTTTGAAGACTAACGGTGTCTCGATCAAACGTGGCCAGATTAGTCCTACTGCTTGGAAGAACGCGCAAAAGGCGCGGACGCAAGTGATTAATGGCGAGATCAAGGTGCCAATTCACCCGGCTAAATAG
- a CDS encoding NUDIX domain-containing protein, with amino-acid sequence MRARVVIYNHQSQAVLLIHRLKNGRDYWVVPGGGAEGQETPIQTAIREIREELQIVLTPDELHQLFVLQEQEREVFFYAESTQVATPDISGEEAERASATNVYLPTWVKVNNLPQIDLMPPEVSGKIVEFFNKN; translated from the coding sequence ATGCGGGCGAGAGTTGTTATTTATAATCATCAATCGCAAGCCGTGCTCCTAATTCACCGCTTGAAGAATGGCCGCGATTATTGGGTCGTTCCCGGTGGTGGCGCTGAGGGACAGGAAACACCTATTCAAACAGCAATCCGTGAAATACGTGAAGAATTACAGATAGTATTAACACCGGATGAGTTGCACCAGCTGTTTGTCTTGCAGGAGCAAGAGCGCGAGGTCTTTTTCTATGCGGAATCAACTCAAGTAGCCACACCTGATATTAGTGGCGAGGAAGCAGAACGCGCAAGTGCAACCAATGTCTATTTACCAACTTGGGTAAAGGTTAATAACTTGCCACAGATTGATTTAATGCCGCCAGAAGTAAGTGGAAAAATAGTGGAATTTTTTAATAAAAATTAG
- a CDS encoding heavy metal-binding domain-containing protein: MNTEQVLVTTTEQIPGKKYEVLGEVFGLTTQSKNMLKDFGAGLKSMVGGEIRSYTKMLEESRTQALERLRQAAAEKGADAVVMMRFDSSSIASDMQSVVAYGTAVKFVD; this comes from the coding sequence ATGAATACAGAACAAGTTTTGGTAACAACGACAGAGCAGATCCCTGGTAAAAAGTATGAGGTTTTAGGTGAGGTCTTTGGCTTAACCACACAGTCTAAAAATATGCTTAAAGATTTCGGTGCTGGCTTAAAATCAATGGTTGGTGGTGAGATCCGTAGTTATACTAAAATGCTAGAGGAGTCTCGTACACAGGCTTTAGAGCGATTGCGCCAAGCAGCTGCTGAAAAGGGTGCAGATGCGGTTGTGATGATGCGTTTTGATTCCAGTTCAATTGCCAGCGATATGCAATCGGTTGTTGCTTATGGCACAGCAGTTAAATTTGTAGATTAA
- a CDS encoding glycerol-3-phosphate acyltransferase — MARLWSILIGYVLGNLLGAMLLGRFVFHQDPTKVGSGNPGTANVGAVFGKKWGIITCLGDFLKTAVALLLVANFFPGRVNLAYAGLGLILGHCFPVLNKFKGGKGVAVAGLFALIYDFPAGIVTLLIALVLMIIMKNLTVPPLIFIFLFACYEMTKISEVGIILLVIGLIMVFKFRHDLRDFFAGKGKKVDVLYSIKKKLGIKVQ; from the coding sequence ATGGCACGCTTGTGGTCAATTTTAATTGGTTATGTACTGGGAAATTTGCTTGGTGCAATGCTGCTGGGGCGGTTTGTCTTTCACCAAGATCCAACTAAGGTTGGTTCTGGTAATCCCGGGACAGCTAATGTTGGTGCTGTTTTTGGCAAAAAATGGGGCATCATTACTTGCTTAGGTGATTTTTTAAAAACCGCCGTGGCACTGCTGTTAGTTGCTAACTTTTTCCCCGGACGCGTTAACTTGGCTTATGCAGGCTTAGGCTTGATTTTGGGGCATTGTTTCCCAGTTTTAAATAAGTTTAAGGGTGGCAAGGGTGTTGCCGTAGCTGGATTATTTGCTTTAATCTATGATTTTCCAGCAGGTATTGTTACCTTACTAATTGCTTTAGTTTTAATGATTATCATGAAGAACTTAACGGTGCCGCCGCTAATCTTTATCTTTTTGTTTGCTTGTTATGAAATGACGAAGATTAGCGAAGTTGGGATCATCCTATTAGTAATTGGACTAATTATGGTGTTTAAGTTTAGGCATGATCTTCGGGACTTTTTTGCAGGTAAAGGTAAAAAGGTTGACGTTTTATACTCAATTAAGAAAAAGTTGGGTATAAAGGTACAATAG
- a CDS encoding BMP family protein produces the protein MKRKFRNILALGTVVASVSLVLGACSGKKQSSGSQSSKGSIALITDSNGVDDQSFNQAAWQGFKDYGKEHGYTRGKGYQYFQSSSASDFTPNFNQAAKSGYQTIIGVGYMLTDSVKAAAKKNPKKNFVIIDDVISGQKNVASVTFESNQSSYLGGIAAAYTTKTNKVGFVGGAKSSIIDKFEAGFKQGVQDGSKALHKKIKVSTEYVGNFTSTDKAKSMAQSMYANKTDIIFQAAGAAGNGVFQEAKDRNQTRPANQKVWVMGVDVDQANLGNYKTKDGKKANFTLTSVLKGLDVASKSLADDAYDGKFPGGKHLVYTLKGDGVSLTRGNLSAKTWTAVNKAKAQIIAGKIKVNETVK, from the coding sequence TTGAAGCGTAAATTTAGGAATATTCTGGCTTTAGGAACAGTTGTGGCATCAGTTAGTCTTGTTTTAGGTGCATGTTCCGGTAAAAAGCAGAGTTCTGGTTCTCAAAGCAGCAAGGGCAGCATTGCCTTAATTACCGATAGTAACGGGGTTGATGACCAGTCATTCAATCAAGCTGCTTGGCAAGGCTTTAAAGATTATGGCAAAGAGCACGGATATACTCGCGGTAAAGGCTACCAGTACTTCCAATCAAGCAGTGCATCTGACTTTACACCTAACTTTAACCAAGCTGCTAAGTCTGGTTACCAAACGATTATTGGTGTTGGTTACATGCTAACTGATTCGGTTAAAGCAGCAGCTAAGAAAAATCCTAAAAAGAACTTCGTCATTATTGATGATGTGATTTCAGGACAAAAGAATGTTGCTTCTGTTACTTTTGAAAGTAACCAGTCTTCCTATCTTGGCGGGATTGCAGCAGCTTATACAACTAAGACGAACAAGGTTGGCTTTGTCGGTGGTGCGAAATCAAGCATCATTGATAAGTTTGAAGCTGGTTTTAAGCAAGGTGTCCAAGACGGTTCTAAGGCATTGCACAAGAAGATTAAGGTTTCAACCGAATATGTTGGTAACTTTACTTCAACTGATAAAGCCAAATCGATGGCTCAATCAATGTACGCTAACAAGACCGATATTATTTTCCAAGCTGCAGGTGCAGCCGGTAATGGTGTCTTCCAAGAAGCTAAGGACCGCAACCAAACACGTCCAGCTAACCAAAAGGTTTGGGTAATGGGTGTTGACGTTGACCAAGCTAACTTGGGTAACTACAAGACTAAGGATGGCAAGAAGGCCAACTTTACTTTAACTTCAGTTTTAAAGGGACTTGATGTTGCATCAAAATCATTAGCTGATGATGCATATGATGGTAAATTCCCTGGTGGTAAGCACCTGGTTTATACCTTAAAGGGCGATGGTGTTTCCCTGACACGCGGCAACTTGTCTGCTAAGACTTGGACAGCAGTCAACAAGGCCAAGGCACAGATAATCGCAGGAAAAATTAAGGTTAATGAAACGGTTAAATAA
- a CDS encoding LCP family protein — MDHNDNRPSKSRVELHAKDYHRRRQVWAWLISIVAVAAVAAAAYSAYVYYRTKTAVDNTYDSNNQVQIKKGEFNGKKKFAVLLLGTDTGALDRTEKVGNTDTIILAVVNPQKKRYTLMSVPRDTMAQMVGAQQFQVEKINAAYGIGGAKMTMASVSQLINVPIKYYALVNMKGIMRLIRYVGGINVRPTLSFEYGGYIFKKNQLTHMGGGGALAYSRMRYDDPQGDYGRQKRQRQVITTLIKKAVSISTLTKLDSVLTSISGNVKTNLPFKALEEIALNYRGSTKNVKNDYLHGHNATIADASYQVQSTKELQRVSDFLRGELGLTLMPISNNETYQNKRNTAGGFDFSDPATQDYTIYQDYQEQNSQEEDDN; from the coding sequence ATGGATCATAACGATAATCGCCCGAGCAAGAGTCGGGTAGAATTGCATGCCAAAGATTATCATCGGCGGCGACAAGTTTGGGCTTGGTTAATAAGTATTGTTGCGGTTGCTGCTGTTGCAGCAGCTGCTTATTCGGCATATGTTTATTATCGAACCAAGACAGCGGTTGATAATACGTACGACAGTAATAACCAAGTACAAATTAAAAAAGGCGAATTTAACGGTAAGAAAAAGTTTGCTGTTTTACTACTTGGAACCGATACGGGAGCACTTGACCGAACTGAAAAAGTTGGTAATACGGATACAATTATTCTAGCGGTTGTTAATCCGCAGAAGAAACGGTACACACTGATGTCGGTTCCGCGTGATACAATGGCACAGATGGTTGGTGCCCAGCAATTTCAGGTTGAGAAGATTAACGCGGCCTATGGTATTGGCGGCGCTAAAATGACAATGGCTAGTGTTTCGCAGCTAATTAATGTGCCAATTAAGTACTATGCCTTGGTTAATATGAAGGGAATTATGCGTCTTATTCGCTATGTTGGCGGGATTAACGTCCGGCCGACGCTTAGTTTTGAATACGGCGGCTATATTTTTAAGAAAAATCAATTAACCCACATGGGTGGTGGCGGTGCACTGGCATATTCGCGGATGCGCTATGATGACCCGCAAGGAGACTACGGCCGGCAAAAGAGGCAGCGTCAGGTGATTACGACTTTGATTAAAAAGGCTGTTTCGATTAGCACATTAACTAAGCTGGATTCTGTCTTAACGTCAATCTCTGGCAATGTTAAGACTAATTTGCCGTTTAAAGCTCTTGAAGAAATCGCGCTTAATTACCGTGGCTCAACGAAGAATGTTAAAAATGACTATCTCCACGGGCACAACGCAACGATTGCTGATGCTTCTTATCAAGTGCAATCAACTAAGGAACTGCAACGGGTTTCTGACTTTTTGCGTGGCGAACTGGGGCTAACCTTAATGCCAATCAGCAATAATGAGACTTATCAGAATAAGCGTAATACTGCTGGGGGTTTTGACTTTTCTGATCCAGCCACGCAGGATTATACTATTTATCAGGATTATCAAGAGCAAAATTCACAGGAGGAAGATGATAATTAA
- a CDS encoding LTA synthase family protein has protein sequence MNKNKKTLKTVQIICLLVATFFMLVQMFNLKGIASRAHFSFIRFMPNMLYHATIMIVPMVFGAVYSKKKQRASESFRYWLLGTATLIIYYLLFFIISPSHFNMWRVWGMLFPVITSTSVLFAGLIFSLLAQPYLYDLQHQLSDKQNLLVLSILTVLGFALSAGNLSFQYSIYGLYLILFFAWGMFLANVKISKKMLGLSLLVGIVSFFVVLIGVPGFDAVYWSQLIAGNGGDWNREFLNNPSSPFMFLMVAAAFLLFKNVIVTFSAREMRYFIPVIIFMDAPISAKFMKVFLFTNSSTINKLIMIVLMMLIAWGWYFILDRYLFKWHPFAQVIDYLNHETNLANVCATALSHVTKWIVTNRVNLLTWAWFYILSFASFLIESDNLRIQISTAKNINAIVYLLGTKFFAIVLTTIFLDAMFSIIYFITTRYWTSNMLVSIIVLGWAVANKIKMNLRGEPIYPTEISEIVNWKTLLPMVGKNLVIAILIALVVIIILDVFLEKKYPIKKRGSWKRRGIWALLSLLLFLTPLRFNHDDGFIYYINLGFDNHQKFRNPERDIQVNGPLLNFLNYIDLQIMDQPSGYSATTINHLDQKYAKVAAKINKTRKNDISKQTIVFNLSESFVDPYTFPTIKFDRDVPNPVKFIQSMKSRSTYGSMLSAGYGGGTANMEWETLTGLNMGMFKSTLTPYVQIVPNHKFYPTIGMNFDYKSAIHPFIGSYYSRIGDYRIFKFNKFVYLGSGYKVIDQKKLGHSSYNSDFTTYANGLRQINARKGGQFINLISIQNHMPYNNWYPNNEYMGKITGDLFKTAADREQMATYVKGTQYTDKAVKKFIKQIDKLKKPVTLVFYGDHYPSILSQSYTAKYPVQMHSTRYFIYSNKYAREHGAKMKLSTKANSYVNSSDFIAMMLQQTDSKVTPYQALLTEVHKKLPAITINFAGDKGFNLVNRKGEMVDPKTLTKKQQELLADYEMVQYDMTSGKAYGLKAKGFYK, from the coding sequence ATGAATAAAAATAAAAAAACGTTAAAGACTGTGCAGATTATCTGTCTGCTAGTTGCGACTTTCTTCATGCTAGTACAAATGTTTAACTTGAAAGGTATTGCTTCAAGAGCGCACTTTTCATTTATTCGGTTTATGCCGAACATGTTGTACCACGCGACAATAATGATTGTACCAATGGTCTTTGGCGCTGTTTACAGTAAGAAAAAGCAACGTGCAAGCGAAAGCTTTAGGTATTGGCTGCTTGGAACAGCAACATTAATTATTTATTACCTGTTGTTTTTTATTATTTCACCAAGCCACTTTAATATGTGGCGCGTGTGGGGAATGCTCTTTCCAGTTATTACCAGCACGTCAGTTTTGTTTGCCGGGTTAATTTTTAGTTTATTGGCTCAGCCATATCTATATGATTTACAGCATCAGTTAAGTGACAAGCAAAACCTGCTAGTGTTGAGCATCTTAACGGTATTAGGTTTTGCTTTAAGTGCTGGTAATTTATCTTTCCAATACTCGATTTACGGCTTGTATTTGATTTTGTTCTTTGCCTGGGGGATGTTCCTAGCTAATGTCAAAATTAGCAAAAAAATGTTGGGACTGTCTCTACTTGTCGGCATTGTTTCTTTCTTTGTCGTTTTAATTGGTGTTCCGGGATTTGACGCCGTTTATTGGTCACAGTTAATTGCCGGTAATGGTGGCGATTGGAACAGAGAGTTTTTGAATAATCCTTCCTCACCATTTATGTTCTTAATGGTTGCAGCTGCTTTTTTGCTTTTCAAAAATGTAATTGTGACCTTTAGTGCACGCGAAATGCGCTACTTTATTCCAGTAATTATCTTCATGGATGCGCCGATTTCAGCTAAATTTATGAAGGTCTTTCTGTTTACCAATTCTTCAACAATTAATAAGCTCATCATGATTGTGTTGATGATGTTGATTGCTTGGGGTTGGTACTTTATCTTGGACCGCTACTTATTTAAGTGGCACCCATTTGCACAGGTGATTGATTATCTCAATCATGAAACTAACTTGGCTAATGTCTGTGCAACCGCACTAAGCCACGTTACTAAATGGATTGTTACTAACCGCGTTAACCTGTTAACGTGGGCTTGGTTCTACATTTTAAGTTTTGCGTCTTTCTTAATTGAATCCGATAATTTACGAATTCAAATTAGTACAGCCAAAAACATTAATGCAATTGTTTATCTTTTGGGAACGAAGTTCTTTGCGATTGTTTTAACAACCATCTTCTTAGATGCCATGTTCTCAATCATTTACTTCATTACCACGCGGTACTGGACGTCTAACATGCTGGTCAGCATCATCGTGCTTGGCTGGGCTGTTGCCAATAAGATTAAGATGAACTTGCGCGGCGAGCCAATTTATCCAACTGAAATCAGTGAAATCGTTAACTGGAAGACTTTACTGCCAATGGTGGGCAAGAATTTGGTAATTGCCATTTTGATTGCTCTGGTAGTAATAATTATTCTGGATGTCTTTTTAGAGAAAAAGTATCCAATTAAGAAGCGTGGCTCATGGAAGCGGCGTGGGATTTGGGCACTGCTCAGCTTGTTATTGTTCTTAACACCTCTGCGGTTTAATCACGATGATGGCTTTATTTATTACATTAATCTTGGCTTTGATAATCATCAAAAATTCCGTAATCCTGAACGTGATATTCAGGTTAACGGGCCACTGCTGAACTTCTTGAATTATATTGACTTGCAGATTATGGATCAGCCAAGTGGCTATTCAGCAACAACAATTAATCACTTAGATCAAAAGTATGCCAAGGTTGCGGCTAAGATTAATAAGACGCGGAAGAATGACATTAGTAAGCAAACGATTGTCTTTAACCTGAGTGAAAGTTTTGTTGATCCATATACCTTCCCAACAATTAAATTTGATCGGGATGTGCCAAATCCAGTTAAGTTCATTCAATCAATGAAGAGCCGTTCAACTTATGGCTCGATGCTTAGTGCTGGTTATGGTGGTGGTACAGCCAACATGGAATGGGAAACGTTGACAGGTTTGAACATGGGGATGTTTAAGTCGACGCTAACACCATACGTGCAAATTGTGCCAAATCACAAGTTCTACCCAACAATTGGGATGAACTTTGATTATAAATCTGCTATTCACCCGTTTATTGGTAGTTACTATTCAAGAATTGGTGACTATCGGATTTTCAAGTTTAATAAGTTTGTTTATCTAGGTTCAGGTTACAAGGTTATTGACCAGAAGAAATTAGGTCACAGCAGTTACAACTCTGATTTCACTACTTATGCTAATGGTTTGCGTCAAATTAATGCACGCAAGGGTGGTCAGTTCATCAACCTGATTTCAATTCAGAACCATATGCCATACAATAATTGGTATCCAAACAACGAATATATGGGTAAGATTACCGGTGACTTGTTCAAGACTGCCGCAGATCGTGAACAGATGGCAACTTACGTCAAGGGAACACAGTATACCGATAAGGCAGTTAAGAAGTTTATTAAGCAAATTGATAAACTTAAGAAGCCAGTCACTCTGGTCTTCTATGGTGACCACTATCCAAGTATTTTGTCACAAAGTTACACAGCGAAGTATCCAGTGCAAATGCATTCAACGCGCTACTTTATTTACTCGAATAAGTATGCCCGTGAACATGGTGCCAAGATGAAGTTGTCGACTAAGGCAAATAGCTATGTTAATAGTAGTGACTTTATTGCCATGATGTTGCAACAGACTGACTCAAAGGTCACGCCATATCAAGCATTGCTAACAGAAGTTCATAAGAAGTTGCCAGCAATTACAATCAACTTTGCTGGTGATAAGGGCTTCAACTTAGTTAACCGTAAAGGTGAAATGGTTGATCCAAAGACGTTGACTAAGAAGCAACAAGAATTGCTTGCCGATTATGAAATGGTTCAGTATGATATGACTTCTGGTAAGGCATACGGCTTAAAGGCTAAAGGCTTTTACAAATAA
- the tyrS gene encoding tyrosine--tRNA ligase — protein MANFDILEDLKWRGAINQETDEEGLRKYLKEHDDLALYCGTDPTGDSLHIGHLIPFMILKRFQLAGYHPVIVIGGGTGTIGDPSGRKSERTLLSAEKLHQNEVALTKQMEKLFGTENFEIVNNAEWLDKLTLIDFLRDYGKHFQVNNMLNKDVVASRLENGISFTEFSYQILQAIDFNELNKNHGVQMQIGGSDQWGNITAGIDLIHKLQGPDRQAFGLTIPLMLKADGTKFGKSAGGAVWLDPEKTSPYEFYQFWINQDDRDVVKYLKYFTFLSHEEIDALEEATKKEPWKRAAQKKLAEEVTKFVHGEAGLKEAQMITDALFSGDIKNLSVKQIEEGLKSAPAAQADSNVKNIVDFLVETKVEDSKRQAREDIKNGAIYINGDREQSVDFDVDPGKAFDGKYVIVRKGKKKYTLVTIK, from the coding sequence ATGGCAAACTTTGATATTTTAGAAGATTTAAAATGGCGTGGTGCTATTAATCAAGAGACTGACGAAGAAGGTTTACGTAAATACTTAAAAGAGCATGATGACTTAGCCTTGTACTGTGGTACTGACCCAACTGGTGATTCCTTGCATATTGGCCACTTAATTCCCTTCATGATTTTGAAGAGATTTCAGCTTGCTGGTTACCATCCAGTAATCGTTATCGGTGGTGGTACGGGAACAATTGGTGACCCATCAGGCCGTAAATCAGAGCGGACATTATTGAGTGCCGAAAAGTTACACCAAAATGAAGTAGCTTTAACTAAGCAAATGGAAAAATTGTTTGGTACAGAGAACTTCGAAATCGTCAATAATGCTGAATGGCTGGACAAGCTGACCTTAATTGACTTTTTGCGTGATTACGGGAAGCATTTCCAAGTTAATAACATGCTTAATAAGGATGTTGTTGCCAGCAGATTAGAAAATGGGATTTCCTTTACCGAATTTTCTTACCAGATTTTGCAAGCGATTGACTTTAACGAGTTGAACAAAAATCATGGTGTCCAAATGCAAATCGGTGGTAGCGATCAGTGGGGCAATATTACGGCCGGAATTGATTTAATTCATAAGTTGCAAGGCCCAGACAGACAAGCCTTTGGTCTGACCATTCCATTGATGCTAAAAGCCGATGGTACCAAGTTTGGTAAGTCAGCTGGTGGTGCTGTTTGGCTTGACCCAGAAAAGACTAGCCCTTACGAATTTTACCAATTCTGGATTAATCAAGATGACCGCGATGTTGTGAAATACTTGAAGTACTTTACTTTCCTAAGCCATGAAGAAATTGATGCTTTAGAAGAAGCAACTAAGAAGGAGCCGTGGAAGCGGGCTGCACAGAAGAAGTTGGCTGAAGAAGTAACCAAGTTTGTTCATGGTGAGGCTGGCTTAAAAGAAGCCCAGATGATTACGGACGCTCTATTTTCCGGCGACATCAAGAACTTATCTGTTAAGCAAATTGAAGAAGGTTTAAAGAGTGCCCCAGCTGCTCAAGCAGACAGCAATGTTAAAAATATTGTTGACTTCTTGGTTGAAACCAAGGTTGAGGATTCCAAGCGTCAGGCACGTGAAGACATCAAGAATGGCGCGATCTATATTAATGGTGATCGTGAACAATCTGTTGACTTTGATGTTGACCCAGGCAAGGCATTTGATGGCAAATACGTCATTGTGCGCAAGGGTAAAAAGAAGTATACATTAGTTACAATTAAATAA